In Symphalangus syndactylus isolate Jambi chromosome 14, NHGRI_mSymSyn1-v2.1_pri, whole genome shotgun sequence, one DNA window encodes the following:
- the WDR90 gene encoding WD repeat-containing protein 90 isoform X4, with the protein MTAEVVAEVAPLPGSRCQASRGVLCAGRAEAKAGSSSGGAMARAWQHPFLNVFRHFRVDEWKRSAKQGDVAVVTDKTLKGAVYRIRGSVSAANYIQLPKSSTQSLGLTGRYLYVLFRPLPSKHFVIHLDVSTKDNQVIRVSFSNLFKEFKSTATWLQFPFVLEARTPQTDLVGSAPPGARWTCLQLDLQDVLLVYLNRCYGHLKSVRLCASLLVRNLYTSDLCFEPAISGAQWAKLPVTPMPREMAFPVPKGESWHDRYIHIRFPRDSLKVPSKPIEKSCSPPETVLLGPGPQPFPCPVASSKPVRFSVSPVVQMPSPTASGRAPLAPRPFLEVSLSQERSDASNADGPSFHSLESWAQVEASDAHTAAADTHVLTHESAEVPVALEDTGSCEGFLPDPVLRLKGVIGFGGHSTRQALWTPDGAAVVYPCHAVIVVLLVDTGEQRFFLGHTDKVSALALDGSSSLLASAQARAPSVTRLWDFQTGQCLCLFQSPMHVVCSLSFSDSGALLCGVGKDHHGRTMVVAWGTGQVGLGGEVVVLAKAHTDFDVQAFRVTVFDETRMASCGQGSVRLWRLRGGALRSCPVDLGEYHALQFTDLAFKQAQDGCPEPSAAMLFVCSRSGHILEIDCQRMVVRHARRLLPTQTPGGPHPQKQTFSLGPGIAISSLSVSPAVCAVGSEDGFLRLWPLDFSSVLLEAEHEGPVSSVRVSPDGLRVLSATSSGHLGFLDTLSRVYHMLARSHTAPVLALAMEQRRGQLATVSQDRTVRIWDLATLQQLYDFTSSEDAPCTVTFHPTRPTFFCGFSSGAVRSFSLEAAEVLVEHTCHRGAITGLTATPDGRLLFSSCSQGSLAQYSCADPRWHVLRVAADMVCPDAPASPCALAVSRDGRLLAFVGPSRCTVTVMGSASLDELLRVDIGALDLASGRLDSAMAVCFGPAALGHLLVSTSSNRVVVLDAASGRAIRELPGVHPEPCPSLTLSEDARFLLIATGRTVKVWDYATQASPGPQVYIGHSEPVQAVAFSPDQQQVLSAGDAVFLWDILATTESDQSFPGAPPACEAGPGTGPLEDAASRASELPRQQVPKPSRASPPRLGVCARPLEGGDGARDTRNSGTPRTTYLASYKSFTPARVSCSPHSAKGTSLPPASGGWLRLKAVVGYGGNGRANMVWRPDTGFFAYTCGRLVVVEDLHSGAQQHWPGHPAEISTLALSHSAQVLASASGHSSTTAHCQIRVWDVSGGLCQHLISHHSTTVLALAFSPDDRLLVTLGDHDGRTLALWGTATYDLVSYTRLPEPVHGVAFNPWDAGELTCVGQGTVTFRLLQQRGADVSLQVHREPVPEAVGAGELTSLCYGAPPLLYCGTSSGQVCVWDTRAGRCFLSWEADDGGIGLLLFSGSRLVSGSSTGRLRLWAVGAVSELRCKGSGARSSSVFMEHELLLDGAVVSASFDDSVDMGIVGTTAGTLWFVSWAEGTSTRLISGHRSKVNEVVFSPGESHGATCSEDGSVRVWALASMELVIQFQVLNQSCLCLAWSPRCCGRPEQQRLAAGYGDGSLRIFSVSRTAMELKMHPHPVALTTVAFSSDGQTVLSGDKDGLVAVSHRCTGTTFRVLSDHQGAPISTICVTCRECGDLGVEGTDLWLAASGDQRVSVWASDWLRNRCELVDWLSFPMPATTETQGHLPPSLAAFCPWDGALLMYVGPGVYKEVIIYNFCQKQVVEKIPLPFFAMSLSLSPGTHLLAVGFAGLHRPPGCSSQPPATRSWCGRFSAAEMQQGLWCWASRLVTPGTWTQAWQRSQVVNGPHAGTGQDHVNLLDQAVVNLAT; encoded by the exons ATGACGGCGGAAGTGGTGGCGGAAGTGGCACCGTTGCCAGGCAGCCGTTGTCAGGCGTCGCGGGGCGTGCTGTGCGCTGGGCGcgcggaggccaaggcgggaagctCGAGCGGCGGCGCCATGGCCCGAG CGTGGCAGCACCCGTTCCTCAACGTCTTCAGACACTTCCGGGTGGACGAGTGGAAGCGGTCCGCGAAGCAGGGGGACGTGGCCGTGGTCACG GACAAGACCCTGAAGGGCGCCGTGTATCGCATTCGGGGCTCAGTCTCCGCCGCCAACTACATCCAGCTCCCTAAGAGCAGCACCCAGTCCCTGGGGCTGACTGGGCGATACCTGTATGTGCTCTTTCGGCCCCTGCCCAGCAAGCACTTCGTCATCCACTTGGATGTGTCCACCAAG GACAACCAAGTCATCCGTGTGTCTTTCTCCAACCTCTTCAAGGAGTTTAAGTCTACGGCCACGTGGCTCCAGTTTCCCTTCGTCCTGGAGGCCAGAACACCTCAGACAG ATCTGGTGGGTTCGGCACCCCCTGGAGCCCGCTGGACCTGCCTGCAGCTCGACCTGCAGGACGTTCTCCTGGTCTACCTGAACCGGTGCTATGGCCATCTCAAGAGCGTCAGGCTGTGCGCCAGCCTGCTGGTCAGGAACCTGTACACCAGCGACCTGTGCTTTGAGCCTG CCATCTCTGGGGCCCAGTGGGCAAAGCTGCCCGTGACTCCTATGCCTCGGGAAATGGCATTCCCTGTGCCCAAGGGAGAGAGCTGGCATGACCGCTACATCCACATCCG GTTTCCAAGAGACAGCTTGAAAGTGCCTTCCAAGCCGATTGAGAAGAGCTGTTCCCCTCCTGAGACAG TCCTCCTGGGGCCGGGGCCGCAGCCTTTCCCTTGCCCGGTGGCCTCCAGCAAACCTGTGCGGTTCAGTGTGTCTCCAGTGGTCCAGATGCCCAGCCCCACAGCC TCCGGCCGGGCCCCCTTGGCACCCAGGCCCTTCCTGGAGGTCAGCTTGTCCCAAGAGCGCTCAGACGCCTCCAATGCGGATGGCCCCAGTTTCCATAGCCTTGAGTCCTGGGCCCAGGTGGAGGCCTCTGACGCCCACACGGCTGCTGCTGACACCCACGTGTTGACTCATGAGTCGGCTGAGGTGCCTGTGGCCCTTGAGGACACCGGCTCCTGCGAG GGCTTCCTCCCAGACCCGGTCCTGAGGCTCAAGGGCGTCATCGGCTTCGGGGGCCACAGCACCAGACAG gccctgtggaccccggacggggcggctgtcGTGTACCCCTGCCATGCGGTCATCGTCGTCCTGCTCGTGGACACGGGGGAGCAGCGCTTCTTCCTCGGCCACACAGACAAG GTCTCCGCCCTGGCGCTGGATGGCAGCAGCTCACTATTGGCCTCGGCCCAGGCAAGGGCCCCCAGTGTGACGCGGCTCTGGGACTTCCAGACCGGGCAGTGCCTGTGCCTGTTCCAGAGCCCAATGCACGTTGTCTGCTCCCTCAG CTTCTCTGACAGCGGGGCCCTTCTCTGCGGGGTTGGCAAGGACCACCACGGGAGGACG ATGGTGGTGGCCTGGGGCACCGGCCAGGTGGGCCTCGGTGGCGAGGTGGTCGTTCTGGCAAAGGCGCACACTGACTTTGACGTCCAGGCCTTCCGGGTCACCGTTTTTGATGAAACCAG GATGGCGTCGTGTGGGCAGGGCAGCGTGCGACTCTGGCGGCTGCGTGGCGGGGCGCTGCGTTCCTGCCCCGTGGACTTAGGGGAGTACCACGCGCTGCAGTTCACTGACCTCGCCTTCAAGCAGGCCCAGGACGGCTGCCCAGAGCCCTCGGCTGCCATGCT CTTCGTGTGCAGCCGCAGTGGCCACATCTTGGAGATTGACTGTCAGCGCATGGTCGTGCGGCATGCCCGCCGCCTGCTCCCCACACAGACTCCGGGCGGCCCCCACCCGCAGAAGCAGACCTTCAGCTTAG GCCCCGGCATTGCCATCAGCAGCCTCAGCGTCTCCCCGGCTGTGTGTGCTGTGGGCTCTGAGGACGGCTTCCTGCGGCTCTGGCCCCTGGACTTCTCCTCGGTGCTCCTGGAGGCAG AGCACGAGGGCCCCGTCAGCTCAGTCCGTGTCAGCCCCGATGGCCTCCGTGTGCTGTCTGCCACCTCCTCGGGCCACCTGGGCTTCCTGGACACGCTGTCCCGGGTGTACCACATGCTGGCTCGCTCCCACACCGCCCCGGTGCTGGCCCTCGCCATGGAGCAGAGGCGGGGACAGCTGGCCACCGTGTCCCAGGACCGCACCGTCCGCATCTGGGACCTGGCCACCCTGCAGCAG CTATACGACTTCACATCATCAGAGGATGCCCCGTGCACTGTCACCTTCCACCCTACAAGGCCAACCTTTTTCTGTGGCTTTAGCAGTGGGGCCGTGCGTTCCTTCAGCCTGGAGGCTGCTGAGGTCCTGGTGGAACACAC GTGCCACCGAGGAGCCATCACCGGCCTGACCGCCACCCCTGACGGCCGCCTGCTCTTCAGCTCCTGCTCCCAGGGCTCCCTGGCCCAGTACAGCTGTGCAGACCCCCGGTGGCATGTCCTCCGAGTGGCAG CGGACATGGTATGCCCGGATGCCCCCGCGAGCCCCTGCGCTCTGGCAGTCAGCAGGGATGGCCGCCTGCTGGCCTTCGTGGGACCCTCCAGGTGCACAGTGACAGTCATGGGCTCAGCCTCCCTTGACGAG CTGCTGCGCGTTGACATCGGCGCTCTGGACCTGGCCAGCGGCCGCCTGGACTCAGCCATGGCTGTGTGCTTTGGCCCTGCAGCTCTGGGCCACCTGCTGGTATCCACCTCGTCCAACAGAGTCGTGGTGCTGGATGCTGCGTCGGGCCGCGCCATCCGGGAG CTGCCCGGTGTCCACCCTGAGCCCTGCCCCTCCTTGACGCTCAGTGAAGACGCCCGCTTCCTGCTGATCGCCACCGGTCGGACTGTCAAGGTGTGGGACTACGCGACACAGGCCAGCCCAGGCCCCCAG GTGTACATCGGCCACTCGGAACCCGTGCAGGCTGTGGCCTTCTCTCCTGACCAGCAGCAGGTCCTCAGCGCAGGGGACGCCGTCTTCCTCTGGGATATCCTGGCCACTACTGAGAG cGATCAAAGCTTCCCCGGGGCCCCCCCAGCCTGCGAGGCAG GCCCGGGCACAGGACCGCTGGAGGATGCGGCGTCCAGGGCCAGCGAGCTCCCTCGGCAGCAGGTCCCCAAGCCATCTCGGGCATCTCCACCACGGCTAGGCGTCTGTGCCAGGCCTCTGGAAGGTGGCGATG GCGCCAGGGACACCAGGAATTCGGGGACCCCACGCACCACCTACCTGGCTTCCTACAAGTCCTTCACGCCTGCCAGGGTCAGCTGCAGCCCCCACTCTGCCAAG GGCACTTCCCTGCCTCCCGCCAGCGGTGGATGGCTGCGTCTGAAGGCTGTCGTTGGTTACGGCGGGAATGGGCGGGCCAACATGGTCTGGAGGCCGGACACAG GCTTCTTTGCCTACACGTGCGGTCGCCTGGTGGTGGTAGAGGACCTGCACTCTGGCGCTCAGCAGCACTGGCCCGGCCACCCTGCGGAGATCTCCACGCTGGCCCTCAGCCACAGTGCCCAG GTCCTGGCCTCTGCCTCGGGCCACAGCAGCACGACCGCCCATTGTCAGATCCGCGTCTGGGACGTGTCTGGTGGCCTCTGCCAGCATCTCATTTCCCACCATAGCACCACCGTGCTGGCCCTGGCTTTCTCACCAGATGACAGGCTTCTTGTCACATTGG GGGACCACGACGGCCGCACCCTCGCCCTGTGGGGCACGGCCACCTATGACCTCGTGTCCTACACCCGCCTCCCGGAGCCAGTGCATGGCGTGGCCTTCAACCCCTGGGATGCCGGCGAGCTCACCTGTGTGGGCCAGGGCACTGTCACCTTCCGGCTCCTGCAGCAGCGCGGGGCAGACGTCAGCCTTCAG GTGCATCGAGAGCCGGTCCCAGAGGCAGTGGGGGCTGGAGAGCTGACCTCGCTCTGCTACGGGGCACCCCCCCTGCTCTACTGTGGCACCAGCTCTGGCCAGGTCTGTGTCTGGGACACGCGTGCCGGCCGCTGCTTCCTGTCCTGGGAGGCGGACGACGGTGGCATTG GACTGTTGCTGTTCTCAGGCTCTCGGTTGGTCAGCGGCAGCAGCACAGGGCGGCTGCGCCTGTGGGCCGTGGGGGCTGTGTCGGAGCTGAGGTGCAAGGGTTCAGGCGCCAG GTCCAGTTCTGTGTTCATGGAACACGAGCTGCTGCTGGACGGGGCTGTGGTGAGCGCCAGCTTCGATGACAGCGTGGACATGGGCATCGTGGGCACCACGGCGGGCACGCTGTGGTTTGTCAGCTGGGCCGAGGGCACCAGCACGCGTCTCATCAGTGGCCACAGAAGCAAG GTGAACGAGGTGGTCTTCAGCCCCGGGGAGTCCCACGGCGCCACATGCAGTGAGGATGGGAGTGTGCGAGTGTGGGCCTTGGCCAGCATGGAGCTTGTGATCCAGTTCCAGGTGCTGAATCAG AGCTGCCTCTGCCTTGCATGGAGCCCCCGGTGCTGTGGCCGCCCTGAGCAGCAGCGGCTAGCGGCAGGCTATGGTGACGGCTCCCTGCGCATCTTCAGCGTCTCCCGCACGGCCATGGAACTCAAGATGCACCCCCACCCGGTGGCGCTGACCACTGTTGCCTTCTCCAGTGATG GTCAGACTGTCCTCTCTGGAGACAAGGATGGGCTCGTGGCTGTGAGCCACCGCTGCACAGGGACGACTTTCCGTGTGCTGAGTGACCACCAGGGCGCCCCAATCTCTACCATCTGTGTCACATGCAGAGAG TGTGGAGACTTAGGGGTGGAGGGCACAGACCTATGGCTGGCTGCCAGTGGGGACCAGCGGGTCAGCGTCTGGGCCTCCGACTGGCTGCGGAACCGCTGTGAGCTCGTGGACTGGTTGAGTTTCCCAATGCCTGCCACCACGGAG ACTCAGGGCCACCTGCCACCCTCCCTCGCTGCCTTCTGCCCTTGGGATGGGGCGCTACTGATGTACGTGGGCCCTGGTGTTTACAAGGAGGTGATCATCTACAACTTCTGCCAGAAGCAG GTGGTGGAGAAGATACCACTGCCCTTTTTTGCCATGTCCCTGAGCCTGTCCCCGGGGACCCACCTCCTGGCTGTTGGCTTTGCTG GTTTACACCGTCCGCCAGGCTGCTCTTCACAGCCGCCCGCAACGAGATCCTGGTGTGGGAGGTTCTCGGCCGCTGAGATGCAGCAGGGACTGTGGTGCTGGGCATCACGGCTGGTCACGCCAGGCACCTGGACACAGGCTTGGCAGAGAAGCCAGGTTGTCAATGGGCCTCATGCTGGGACAGGCCAGGATCATGTAAATCTCCTGGATCAAGCTGTTGTAAATTTGGCGACCTGA
- the WDR90 gene encoding WD repeat-containing protein 90 isoform X2, whose protein sequence is MTAEVVAEVAPLPGSRCQASRGVLCAGRAEAKAGSSSGGAMARAWQHPFLNVFRHFRVDEWKRSAKQGDVAVVTDKTLKGAVYRIRGSVSAANYIQLPKSSTQSLGLTGRYLYVLFRPLPSKHFVIHLDVSTKDNQVIRVSFSNLFKEFKSTATWLQFPFVLEARTPQTDLVGSAPPGARWTCLQLDLQDVLLVYLNRCYGHLKSVRLCASLLVRNLYTSDLCFEPAISGAQWAKLPVTPMPREMAFPVPKGESWHDRYIHIRFPRDSLKVPSKPIEKSCSPPETVLLGPGPQPFPCPVASSKPVRFSVSPVVQMPSPTASGRAPLAPRPFLEVSLSQERSDASNADGPSFHSLESWAQVEASDAHTAAADTHVLTHESAEVPVALEDTGSCEGFLPDPVLRLKGVIGFGGHSTRQALWTPDGAAVVYPCHAVIVVLLVDTGEQRFFLGHTDKVSALALDGSSSLLASAQARAPSVTRLWDFQTGQCLCLFQSPMHVVCSLSFSDSGALLCGVGKDHHGRTMVVAWGTGQVGLGGEVVVLAKAHTDFDVQAFRVTVFDETRMASCGQGSVRLWRLRGGALRSCPVDLGEYHALQFTDLAFKQAQDGCPEPSAAMLFVCSRSGHILEIDCQRMVVRHARRLLPTQTPGGPHPQKQTFSLGPGIAISSLSVSPAVCAVGSEDGFLRLWPLDFSSVLLEAEHEGPVSSVRVSPDGLRVLSATSSGHLGFLDTLSRVYHMLARSHTAPVLALAMEQRRGQLATVSQDRTVRIWDLATLQQLYDFTSSEDAPCTVTFHPTRPTFFCGFSSGAVRSFSLEAAEVLVEHTCHRGAITGLTATPDGRLLFSSCSQGSLAQYSCADPRWHVLRVAADMVCPDAPASPCALAVSRDGRLLAFVGPSRCTVTVMGSASLDELLRVDIGALDLASGRLDSAMAVCFGPAALGHLLVSTSSNRVVVLDAASGRAIRELPGVHPEPCPSLTLSEDARFLLIATGRTVKVWDYATQASPGPQVYIGHSEPVQAVAFSPDQQQVLSAGDAVFLWDILATTESDQSFPGAPPACEAGPGTGPLEDAASRASELPRQQVPKPSRASPPRLGVCARPLEGGDGTFSTSDEEGPCEESCDPEGLGQASGPPVPTEEEAGRAGDGAWAAAVGSWGLALPPRPPGQPRARDTRNSGTPRTTYLASYKSFTPARVSCSPHSAKGTSLPPASGGWLRLKAVVGYGGNGRANMVWRPDTGFFAYTCGRLVVVEDLHSGAQQHWPGHPAEISTLALSHSAQVLASASGHSSTTAHCQIRVWDVSGGLCQHLISHHSTTVLALAFSPDDRLLVTLGDHDGRTLALWGTATYDLVSYTRLPEPVHGVAFNPWDAGELTCVGQGTVTFRLLQQRGADVSLQVHREPVPEAVGAGELTSLCYGAPPLLYCGTSSGQVCVWDTRAGRCFLSWEADDGGIGLLLFSGSRLVSGSSTGRLRLWAVGAVSELRCKGSGARSSSVFMEHELLLDGAVVSASFDDSVDMGIVGTTAGTLWFVSWAEGTSTRLISGHRSKVNEVVFSPGESHGATCSEDGSVRVWALASMELVIQFQVLNQSCLCLAWSPRCCGRPEQQRLAAGYGDGSLRIFSVSRTAMELKMHPHPVALTTVAFSSDGQTVLSGDKDGLVAVSHRCTGTTFRVLSDHQGAPISTICVTCRECGDLGVEGTDLWLAASGDQRVSVWASDWLRNRCELVDWLSFPMPATTETQGHLPPSLAAFCPWDGALLMYVGPGVYKEVIIYNFCQKQVVEKIPLPFFAMSLSLSPGTHLLAVGFAGLHRPPGCSSQPPATRSWCGRFSAAEMQQGLWCWASRLVTPGTWTQAWQRSQVVNGPHAGTGQDHVNLLDQAVVNLAT, encoded by the exons ATGACGGCGGAAGTGGTGGCGGAAGTGGCACCGTTGCCAGGCAGCCGTTGTCAGGCGTCGCGGGGCGTGCTGTGCGCTGGGCGcgcggaggccaaggcgggaagctCGAGCGGCGGCGCCATGGCCCGAG CGTGGCAGCACCCGTTCCTCAACGTCTTCAGACACTTCCGGGTGGACGAGTGGAAGCGGTCCGCGAAGCAGGGGGACGTGGCCGTGGTCACG GACAAGACCCTGAAGGGCGCCGTGTATCGCATTCGGGGCTCAGTCTCCGCCGCCAACTACATCCAGCTCCCTAAGAGCAGCACCCAGTCCCTGGGGCTGACTGGGCGATACCTGTATGTGCTCTTTCGGCCCCTGCCCAGCAAGCACTTCGTCATCCACTTGGATGTGTCCACCAAG GACAACCAAGTCATCCGTGTGTCTTTCTCCAACCTCTTCAAGGAGTTTAAGTCTACGGCCACGTGGCTCCAGTTTCCCTTCGTCCTGGAGGCCAGAACACCTCAGACAG ATCTGGTGGGTTCGGCACCCCCTGGAGCCCGCTGGACCTGCCTGCAGCTCGACCTGCAGGACGTTCTCCTGGTCTACCTGAACCGGTGCTATGGCCATCTCAAGAGCGTCAGGCTGTGCGCCAGCCTGCTGGTCAGGAACCTGTACACCAGCGACCTGTGCTTTGAGCCTG CCATCTCTGGGGCCCAGTGGGCAAAGCTGCCCGTGACTCCTATGCCTCGGGAAATGGCATTCCCTGTGCCCAAGGGAGAGAGCTGGCATGACCGCTACATCCACATCCG GTTTCCAAGAGACAGCTTGAAAGTGCCTTCCAAGCCGATTGAGAAGAGCTGTTCCCCTCCTGAGACAG TCCTCCTGGGGCCGGGGCCGCAGCCTTTCCCTTGCCCGGTGGCCTCCAGCAAACCTGTGCGGTTCAGTGTGTCTCCAGTGGTCCAGATGCCCAGCCCCACAGCC TCCGGCCGGGCCCCCTTGGCACCCAGGCCCTTCCTGGAGGTCAGCTTGTCCCAAGAGCGCTCAGACGCCTCCAATGCGGATGGCCCCAGTTTCCATAGCCTTGAGTCCTGGGCCCAGGTGGAGGCCTCTGACGCCCACACGGCTGCTGCTGACACCCACGTGTTGACTCATGAGTCGGCTGAGGTGCCTGTGGCCCTTGAGGACACCGGCTCCTGCGAG GGCTTCCTCCCAGACCCGGTCCTGAGGCTCAAGGGCGTCATCGGCTTCGGGGGCCACAGCACCAGACAG gccctgtggaccccggacggggcggctgtcGTGTACCCCTGCCATGCGGTCATCGTCGTCCTGCTCGTGGACACGGGGGAGCAGCGCTTCTTCCTCGGCCACACAGACAAG GTCTCCGCCCTGGCGCTGGATGGCAGCAGCTCACTATTGGCCTCGGCCCAGGCAAGGGCCCCCAGTGTGACGCGGCTCTGGGACTTCCAGACCGGGCAGTGCCTGTGCCTGTTCCAGAGCCCAATGCACGTTGTCTGCTCCCTCAG CTTCTCTGACAGCGGGGCCCTTCTCTGCGGGGTTGGCAAGGACCACCACGGGAGGACG ATGGTGGTGGCCTGGGGCACCGGCCAGGTGGGCCTCGGTGGCGAGGTGGTCGTTCTGGCAAAGGCGCACACTGACTTTGACGTCCAGGCCTTCCGGGTCACCGTTTTTGATGAAACCAG GATGGCGTCGTGTGGGCAGGGCAGCGTGCGACTCTGGCGGCTGCGTGGCGGGGCGCTGCGTTCCTGCCCCGTGGACTTAGGGGAGTACCACGCGCTGCAGTTCACTGACCTCGCCTTCAAGCAGGCCCAGGACGGCTGCCCAGAGCCCTCGGCTGCCATGCT CTTCGTGTGCAGCCGCAGTGGCCACATCTTGGAGATTGACTGTCAGCGCATGGTCGTGCGGCATGCCCGCCGCCTGCTCCCCACACAGACTCCGGGCGGCCCCCACCCGCAGAAGCAGACCTTCAGCTTAG GCCCCGGCATTGCCATCAGCAGCCTCAGCGTCTCCCCGGCTGTGTGTGCTGTGGGCTCTGAGGACGGCTTCCTGCGGCTCTGGCCCCTGGACTTCTCCTCGGTGCTCCTGGAGGCAG AGCACGAGGGCCCCGTCAGCTCAGTCCGTGTCAGCCCCGATGGCCTCCGTGTGCTGTCTGCCACCTCCTCGGGCCACCTGGGCTTCCTGGACACGCTGTCCCGGGTGTACCACATGCTGGCTCGCTCCCACACCGCCCCGGTGCTGGCCCTCGCCATGGAGCAGAGGCGGGGACAGCTGGCCACCGTGTCCCAGGACCGCACCGTCCGCATCTGGGACCTGGCCACCCTGCAGCAG CTATACGACTTCACATCATCAGAGGATGCCCCGTGCACTGTCACCTTCCACCCTACAAGGCCAACCTTTTTCTGTGGCTTTAGCAGTGGGGCCGTGCGTTCCTTCAGCCTGGAGGCTGCTGAGGTCCTGGTGGAACACAC GTGCCACCGAGGAGCCATCACCGGCCTGACCGCCACCCCTGACGGCCGCCTGCTCTTCAGCTCCTGCTCCCAGGGCTCCCTGGCCCAGTACAGCTGTGCAGACCCCCGGTGGCATGTCCTCCGAGTGGCAG CGGACATGGTATGCCCGGATGCCCCCGCGAGCCCCTGCGCTCTGGCAGTCAGCAGGGATGGCCGCCTGCTGGCCTTCGTGGGACCCTCCAGGTGCACAGTGACAGTCATGGGCTCAGCCTCCCTTGACGAG CTGCTGCGCGTTGACATCGGCGCTCTGGACCTGGCCAGCGGCCGCCTGGACTCAGCCATGGCTGTGTGCTTTGGCCCTGCAGCTCTGGGCCACCTGCTGGTATCCACCTCGTCCAACAGAGTCGTGGTGCTGGATGCTGCGTCGGGCCGCGCCATCCGGGAG CTGCCCGGTGTCCACCCTGAGCCCTGCCCCTCCTTGACGCTCAGTGAAGACGCCCGCTTCCTGCTGATCGCCACCGGTCGGACTGTCAAGGTGTGGGACTACGCGACACAGGCCAGCCCAGGCCCCCAG GTGTACATCGGCCACTCGGAACCCGTGCAGGCTGTGGCCTTCTCTCCTGACCAGCAGCAGGTCCTCAGCGCAGGGGACGCCGTCTTCCTCTGGGATATCCTGGCCACTACTGAGAG cGATCAAAGCTTCCCCGGGGCCCCCCCAGCCTGCGAGGCAG GCCCGGGCACAGGACCGCTGGAGGATGCGGCGTCCAGGGCCAGCGAGCTCCCTCGGCAGCAGGTCCCCAAGCCATCTCGGGCATCTCCACCACGGCTAGGCGTCTGTGCCAGGCCTCTGGAAGGTGGCGATG GTACCTTTTCCACGTCGGATGAGGAAGGACCCTGTGAGGAGAGCTGTGACCCGGAGGGGCTTGGGCAGGCCTCAGGCCCACCTGTGCCCACGGAGGAGGAGGCCGGCAGGGCTGGAGACGGGGCCTGGGCTGCGGCAGTGGGCTCCTGGGGGCTTGCCCTGCCTCCCCGTCCCCCCGGCCAACCCC GCGCCAGGGACACCAGGAATTCGGGGACCCCACGCACCACCTACCTGGCTTCCTACAAGTCCTTCACGCCTGCCAGGGTCAGCTGCAGCCCCCACTCTGCCAAG GGCACTTCCCTGCCTCCCGCCAGCGGTGGATGGCTGCGTCTGAAGGCTGTCGTTGGTTACGGCGGGAATGGGCGGGCCAACATGGTCTGGAGGCCGGACACAG GCTTCTTTGCCTACACGTGCGGTCGCCTGGTGGTGGTAGAGGACCTGCACTCTGGCGCTCAGCAGCACTGGCCCGGCCACCCTGCGGAGATCTCCACGCTGGCCCTCAGCCACAGTGCCCAG GTCCTGGCCTCTGCCTCGGGCCACAGCAGCACGACCGCCCATTGTCAGATCCGCGTCTGGGACGTGTCTGGTGGCCTCTGCCAGCATCTCATTTCCCACCATAGCACCACCGTGCTGGCCCTGGCTTTCTCACCAGATGACAGGCTTCTTGTCACATTGG GGGACCACGACGGCCGCACCCTCGCCCTGTGGGGCACGGCCACCTATGACCTCGTGTCCTACACCCGCCTCCCGGAGCCAGTGCATGGCGTGGCCTTCAACCCCTGGGATGCCGGCGAGCTCACCTGTGTGGGCCAGGGCACTGTCACCTTCCGGCTCCTGCAGCAGCGCGGGGCAGACGTCAGCCTTCAG GTGCATCGAGAGCCGGTCCCAGAGGCAGTGGGGGCTGGAGAGCTGACCTCGCTCTGCTACGGGGCACCCCCCCTGCTCTACTGTGGCACCAGCTCTGGCCAGGTCTGTGTCTGGGACACGCGTGCCGGCCGCTGCTTCCTGTCCTGGGAGGCGGACGACGGTGGCATTG GACTGTTGCTGTTCTCAGGCTCTCGGTTGGTCAGCGGCAGCAGCACAGGGCGGCTGCGCCTGTGGGCCGTGGGGGCTGTGTCGGAGCTGAGGTGCAAGGGTTCAGGCGCCAG GTCCAGTTCTGTGTTCATGGAACACGAGCTGCTGCTGGACGGGGCTGTGGTGAGCGCCAGCTTCGATGACAGCGTGGACATGGGCATCGTGGGCACCACGGCGGGCACGCTGTGGTTTGTCAGCTGGGCCGAGGGCACCAGCACGCGTCTCATCAGTGGCCACAGAAGCAAG GTGAACGAGGTGGTCTTCAGCCCCGGGGAGTCCCACGGCGCCACATGCAGTGAGGATGGGAGTGTGCGAGTGTGGGCCTTGGCCAGCATGGAGCTTGTGATCCAGTTCCAGGTGCTGAATCAG AGCTGCCTCTGCCTTGCATGGAGCCCCCGGTGCTGTGGCCGCCCTGAGCAGCAGCGGCTAGCGGCAGGCTATGGTGACGGCTCCCTGCGCATCTTCAGCGTCTCCCGCACGGCCATGGAACTCAAGATGCACCCCCACCCGGTGGCGCTGACCACTGTTGCCTTCTCCAGTGATG GTCAGACTGTCCTCTCTGGAGACAAGGATGGGCTCGTGGCTGTGAGCCACCGCTGCACAGGGACGACTTTCCGTGTGCTGAGTGACCACCAGGGCGCCCCAATCTCTACCATCTGTGTCACATGCAGAGAG TGTGGAGACTTAGGGGTGGAGGGCACAGACCTATGGCTGGCTGCCAGTGGGGACCAGCGGGTCAGCGTCTGGGCCTCCGACTGGCTGCGGAACCGCTGTGAGCTCGTGGACTGGTTGAGTTTCCCAATGCCTGCCACCACGGAG ACTCAGGGCCACCTGCCACCCTCCCTCGCTGCCTTCTGCCCTTGGGATGGGGCGCTACTGATGTACGTGGGCCCTGGTGTTTACAAGGAGGTGATCATCTACAACTTCTGCCAGAAGCAG GTGGTGGAGAAGATACCACTGCCCTTTTTTGCCATGTCCCTGAGCCTGTCCCCGGGGACCCACCTCCTGGCTGTTGGCTTTGCTG GTTTACACCGTCCGCCAGGCTGCTCTTCACAGCCGCCCGCAACGAGATCCTGGTGTGGGAGGTTCTCGGCCGCTGAGATGCAGCAGGGACTGTGGTGCTGGGCATCACGGCTGGTCACGCCAGGCACCTGGACACAGGCTTGGCAGAGAAGCCAGGTTGTCAATGGGCCTCATGCTGGGACAGGCCAGGATCATGTAAATCTCCTGGATCAAGCTGTTGTAAATTTGGCGACCTGA